Proteins encoded in a region of the Puniceicoccaceae bacterium genome:
- a CDS encoding 2Fe-2S iron-sulfur cluster-binding protein, with translation MSEEVKIDLVTINVDGRDVDVPVGMNLIDAVKKYAKVEIPHYCYHSKLSVAGNCRMCLVEMGMPMRDRDSGEVILEEGKPKIGWMPKPAIACSTKTSAGLHIRTQSPMVKECRNGVMEFLLLNHPLDCPICDQAGECRLQEFSTDYGRGYSRYIEEKNVKPKRSRIGPRITLDDERCILCSRCVRFSQEITKDSVLGFVDRGSYSTLTCYPGRELDNNYSLNVVDLCPVGALTDNDFRFKMRVWFLKPVKSICTESSVGVNTEVWSREGKIYRITPRQNDDVNDTWMSDSGRRLYRRAESEFRLFEAAVAGAPVTRDQALEHAGALLRGERVALVVSGHSTVEEHHLLKDMADRLEAPVWMVPHVAEGDGFLISNDRTPNTRGAIVTGLIRETPYDHIAKIKEALEHKSVETLLVVGEDLIAAGVDRSLLEQVQVIYIGPEQNETSQLATVVIPSLTVFEKSGTFINQNFRIQKFAQAIPGPKGVASDLSTLCHLAGLIGCEGSSASMESVWESIRSKIPELAQVHFGNLPDEGLLMDAARFAHLKFCETQSLHYQAVNPEPANA, from the coding sequence ATGAGTGAAGAGGTAAAAATCGATTTGGTGACGATCAATGTGGATGGCCGGGATGTCGATGTTCCGGTGGGCATGAATCTGATTGATGCGGTCAAAAAGTACGCAAAAGTGGAAATTCCCCACTATTGCTATCACAGCAAGCTGAGCGTGGCGGGCAATTGCCGCATGTGTCTGGTGGAAATGGGTATGCCGATGCGCGACCGCGACTCGGGAGAGGTGATCCTGGAGGAGGGCAAACCTAAGATCGGGTGGATGCCCAAACCTGCGATTGCCTGTTCGACCAAAACCTCTGCCGGACTTCACATCCGCACCCAAAGTCCGATGGTCAAGGAGTGTCGCAATGGTGTGATGGAGTTTCTCTTGTTGAACCATCCGCTTGATTGTCCGATCTGTGACCAGGCGGGTGAATGCCGCCTGCAGGAGTTTTCGACGGATTATGGTCGTGGCTACAGCCGCTACATTGAGGAGAAAAACGTCAAACCCAAGCGTTCGCGCATCGGACCGCGTATCACATTGGACGATGAGCGCTGCATCCTCTGTTCGCGCTGTGTGCGGTTCAGCCAGGAGATCACCAAGGATTCGGTCCTTGGATTTGTGGATCGCGGAAGTTATTCGACCTTGACCTGTTATCCGGGCAGGGAACTGGACAATAACTATTCCCTCAATGTTGTGGACCTTTGTCCGGTGGGGGCACTCACAGACAACGATTTCCGTTTCAAGATGCGGGTGTGGTTTCTCAAGCCGGTGAAGAGCATCTGCACGGAGAGCAGTGTGGGAGTGAACACCGAGGTGTGGTCCCGCGAGGGCAAGATTTATCGCATCACTCCGAGGCAGAATGATGACGTGAACGACACTTGGATGTCCGATTCCGGTCGTCGCCTTTACCGCCGGGCTGAATCGGAATTTCGCCTGTTTGAAGCCGCAGTTGCCGGTGCTCCAGTTACCCGTGATCAGGCATTGGAACATGCAGGCGCACTGCTGCGCGGTGAGCGCGTTGCCCTGGTCGTCAGTGGGCACAGCACGGTGGAAGAGCACCATCTTCTCAAGGACATGGCAGACCGACTTGAGGCACCGGTGTGGATGGTTCCCCATGTGGCAGAGGGAGACGGATTTCTCATCTCCAATGATCGAACCCCCAACACCCGGGGTGCGATTGTGACCGGATTGATCCGGGAAACTCCATACGATCACATCGCTAAGATAAAGGAGGCACTTGAGCACAAATCGGTGGAAACCCTGTTGGTAGTGGGAGAGGATTTGATTGCTGCGGGAGTGGATCGCTCCTTGCTGGAGCAAGTCCAGGTGATTTACATCGGTCCGGAGCAGAATGAAACCAGCCAGCTCGCCACGGTGGTCATCCCCTCACTGACTGTGTTTGAAAAGAGCGGAACGTTCATCAATCAGAATTTTCGCATTCAGAAGTTTGCACAGGCGATTCCGGGTCCGAAAGGAGTCGCTTCCGACCTGTCGACACTCTGTCATCTTGCGGGATTGATCGGCTGTGAGGGAAGCAGTGCCTCCATGGAGTCCGTATGGGAATCCATTCGCAGTAAGATTCCTGAACTGGCACAGGTGCATTTTGGCAACCTGCCCGATGAGGGATTGCTGATGGATGCTGCCCGATTCGCTCACCTGAAATTCTGTGAAACGCAATCACTGCACTACCAGGCGGTGAACCCTGAACCGGCAAACGCCTGA
- a CDS encoding NADH-quinone oxidoreductase subunit I, with the protein MPVTSKVMERKPLTLTEKMYLPQVVSGLGITLKNFFRKKVTMEYPEVKPPIPEYYRGQPALVKDPNGREKCVSCQLCEFVCPPKAIKIIPGSISEDSDNIHVEKAPQEFEIDMLRCIYCGMCEEVCPEEAIFMQDVYSLNGLSRDELKFKKQKLYEIGGVREDSHFKWDKKKQAELKGGAHT; encoded by the coding sequence ATGCCTGTCACATCTAAAGTAATGGAACGAAAGCCGCTGACGCTCACGGAGAAGATGTATCTTCCCCAGGTGGTGAGTGGCCTGGGCATCACCCTGAAAAACTTCTTCCGCAAAAAAGTGACGATGGAGTATCCCGAGGTGAAGCCCCCGATCCCGGAATACTATCGCGGTCAGCCCGCCCTCGTGAAAGACCCAAACGGGAGAGAGAAGTGTGTCTCCTGCCAGCTCTGTGAATTCGTTTGTCCACCCAAGGCGATCAAGATTATTCCAGGCTCGATTTCAGAGGACAGCGACAACATCCATGTGGAAAAGGCACCCCAGGAGTTTGAGATCGACATGTTGCGCTGCATCTACTGCGGCATGTGTGAGGAAGTCTGCCCTGAAGAGGCGATTTTCATGCAGGATGTTTACAGTCTCAACGGACTGAGTCGCGATGAACTCAAGTTCAAGAAACAGAAACTCTACGAGATCGGTGGCGTGCGCGAAGATTCCCACTTTAAATGGGACAAAAAGAAACAAGCCGAACTCAAGGGAGGCGCTCATACCTGA
- a CDS encoding NADH-quinone oxidoreductase subunit J yields the protein METFFFYFLAAITVTSALLVTLSRNAVNAAMFMILSLIGTAGLFGMLGSYFLAALQVLVYAGAIMVLFVFIIMMIDVQEESKKQRSIPNLVAALIACVLVGAGLVGLSFSPEFSVSAPEMPTEAASDPLAFSGRAIAYGAVLFGKYLLPIQVMGMLLLIAMVGVIVISKDLWSRFEAKPSSNQDS from the coding sequence ATGGAAACCTTCTTCTTTTATTTTCTCGCTGCGATCACTGTGACTTCAGCACTGCTTGTGACACTATCGCGCAATGCAGTGAATGCCGCGATGTTCATGATCCTCTCTCTCATTGGCACTGCGGGGCTTTTTGGCATGCTGGGATCTTACTTCCTGGCGGCGCTGCAGGTATTGGTCTACGCGGGTGCCATCATGGTGCTCTTTGTGTTCATCATCATGATGATTGACGTGCAGGAAGAGTCGAAGAAACAGCGCAGCATCCCAAATCTGGTGGCGGCACTGATTGCCTGCGTGCTCGTGGGTGCGGGATTGGTGGGTCTGTCCTTCTCACCTGAATTTTCTGTCAGCGCTCCGGAGATGCCGACAGAGGCTGCCTCCGATCCTCTGGCATTCAGTGGCAGAGCCATTGCCTATGGTGCGGTATTGTTTGGCAAATACCTGCTCCCCATACAGGTGATGGGCATGTTGCTGTTGATTGCCATGGTTGGGGTTATCGTGATCAGCAAGGACCTGTGGAGCCGTTTTGAAGCGAAACCATCGTCGAATCAGGATTCGTAA
- the nuoF gene encoding NADH-quinone oxidoreductase subunit NuoF encodes MAVAERRILLKHADQEGYTPDIECYLRHGGYDMLQKAVGMKPEDICSEVMASGVRGRGGAGFPMGMKMKFLDRKSGKPIYLICNADESEPGTFKDRQIIHKDPHQLIEGMMITAFAIQAAQAFLYIRGEMQEGARLLEKCIEEARAKGFVGENILGTGYSCDIVVHRGAGAYICGEETGLIESLEGKRANPRIKPPFFPAVLGLYQCPTLVNNVETLCNVKHIVDMGGAEYAKIGRPNNTGTRIWSVSGHVERPGYFEFECGALTYGELIYDVCGGIRGGRKLKAVIPGGSSSKVLRAGERYKGTLKDGTEFDWGIEDIPLDFDGPMAAGSMSGSGAVIVMDDTVDMVEAMANINAFYQHESCGQCTPCREGSLWLKRVTHRMVTGGAREEDADLLKSIADQIAGRTICAFGEAASWPVQSFIAKFKDEFVAKAQSQANGEVKRAPYGGYPLI; translated from the coding sequence ATGGCCGTTGCAGAACGAAGAATCTTACTCAAACACGCCGATCAGGAGGGGTACACTCCGGATATCGAATGTTACCTCCGGCATGGTGGCTACGACATGCTCCAGAAGGCGGTAGGCATGAAGCCCGAGGACATCTGCTCCGAAGTGATGGCGTCCGGTGTGCGGGGCAGGGGTGGTGCCGGTTTCCCAATGGGGATGAAAATGAAGTTTTTGGACCGCAAATCGGGAAAACCCATCTATCTGATTTGTAATGCGGATGAATCGGAGCCGGGCACGTTTAAAGACCGGCAAATCATTCACAAGGACCCGCACCAGCTGATTGAGGGCATGATGATCACTGCCTTTGCTATCCAGGCGGCGCAGGCATTTCTCTACATCCGTGGTGAGATGCAGGAGGGAGCGCGCTTGCTCGAAAAATGCATCGAAGAGGCACGTGCGAAGGGATTTGTAGGGGAAAACATTCTCGGAACCGGTTACAGTTGTGATATTGTCGTACACCGTGGGGCAGGGGCCTACATTTGTGGTGAGGAAACCGGCTTGATTGAATCACTTGAGGGCAAGCGGGCCAATCCCCGGATCAAGCCGCCGTTTTTCCCGGCAGTGCTGGGATTGTACCAGTGCCCGACGCTGGTCAACAACGTGGAGACGCTTTGCAACGTCAAGCACATCGTGGACATGGGAGGAGCGGAATATGCAAAGATTGGCCGTCCGAACAACACGGGCACCCGAATCTGGTCCGTTTCAGGTCACGTTGAACGTCCGGGCTATTTTGAATTTGAGTGCGGTGCACTGACGTATGGAGAGCTGATTTATGACGTCTGTGGAGGCATCCGTGGCGGGCGCAAGCTCAAGGCTGTTATTCCGGGGGGTTCTTCATCCAAGGTTCTCCGTGCAGGTGAACGCTACAAGGGGACGTTAAAGGATGGAACGGAGTTTGACTGGGGTATTGAGGATATTCCGCTCGATTTTGACGGTCCCATGGCCGCAGGCTCCATGTCGGGATCGGGCGCAGTGATTGTGATGGATGACACTGTGGATATGGTGGAGGCCATGGCCAATATCAATGCGTTTTACCAGCATGAAAGCTGTGGGCAGTGTACTCCTTGTCGTGAGGGTTCGCTCTGGCTCAAGCGGGTGACGCATCGCATGGTCACAGGAGGTGCCCGGGAAGAGGACGCTGATCTCCTGAAATCCATCGCTGACCAGATCGCCGGAAGGACCATTTGTGCATTTGGTGAGGCGGCTTCATGGCCAGTTCAAAGTTTTATTGCAAAATTCAAGGATGAGTTTGTCGCCAAGGCTCAAAGCCAGGCGAATGGAGAGGTGAAACGCGCACCCTATGGGGGATATCCGCTGATCTGA
- the nuoK gene encoding NADH-quinone oxidoreductase subunit NuoK: MLLTHYLIISALLFAIGLFGVLFRTNALIVLMSLELMLNAVNLLFVAFSRFNMGMDGVIFVFFSITVAAAEVAVGLAIMVALFRRKGTLTISRFNELKN, encoded by the coding sequence ATGTTACTGACTCACTATCTTATCATTTCTGCCCTGCTGTTTGCGATCGGGCTGTTTGGCGTTCTATTCCGAACCAATGCGCTCATCGTACTCATGAGTCTTGAACTCATGCTCAACGCCGTAAATCTGCTGTTTGTGGCGTTTTCCCGCTTCAACATGGGCATGGACGGTGTGATCTTCGTCTTCTTCAGTATCACGGTTGCCGCCGCAGAGGTTGCCGTTGGACTGGCGATCATGGTCGCACTGTTTCGCCGAAAGGGAACCCTGACGATCAGTCGTTTCAACGAACTCAAAAACTAG
- the nuoL gene encoding NADH-quinone oxidoreductase subunit L — MSPTVQIFSLLLLPLLASGIIALFLRRQGKLAVGVSLLSATFCAAQAVYLLAMLPAEGLEASFRWFSMGALTVEMGFLLNATSAVLLFVVTVVGLLIHVFAVEYSKGDPSRGRFFGGLSIFMFSMTGIVLSSNLVMMFVFWELVGLSSYLLIGHYQHKSSAANAANKAFIVNRVGDFGFLIGIIWCWWAFGTVDLTELQELTHANPAGLLTAMGLLLFCGVLGKSAQMPLHVWLPDAMEGPTPVSALIHAATMVAAGVFLMCRVVFLFTPEALNVICWVGAITAVYAGFCAITQKDIKKVLAYSTLSQLGYMVAAFGIGTLAASHGHAYGVGASLFHLTTHAFFKALLFLAAGSIIHAAHHEQDIFRMGGVWGRMPVTTVTFAIGVWALCGLPFMSGFASKEAILFVAWEHHTPIFYLLMLGAGVTAFYMTRLFVTVFIGVPRSEHVGEAKENSWVMLLPLVILAFFSVFAWMSWVYPHSLHSVLFESVPHPDGALKIWLPILSIAVAFAGISLAWMIYKPGSTEDMLEKHANPLYRFLDGKLWFDEVYNFYVRRIQQPVAEFISLLDLVLISGLGMRGSAGGVGLLGMILRFMTTGNVHHYVYWFAVGLILCGAVVFGMR, encoded by the coding sequence ATGTCACCCACTGTTCAAATTTTCAGCCTGCTGCTGCTTCCACTGCTGGCATCCGGCATCATCGCATTGTTCTTGAGACGCCAGGGAAAGCTGGCGGTTGGTGTATCACTGCTCAGTGCCACCTTTTGTGCGGCGCAGGCGGTTTATCTGCTGGCCATGCTTCCGGCTGAGGGCCTGGAAGCATCCTTTCGCTGGTTTTCGATGGGAGCGTTGACCGTTGAAATGGGCTTTCTTCTCAACGCTACTTCAGCGGTTCTGTTGTTTGTGGTGACAGTTGTCGGTCTGCTCATCCATGTGTTTGCAGTGGAATACAGCAAGGGAGATCCCAGCCGAGGCCGATTTTTTGGTGGGCTTTCCATCTTCATGTTTTCAATGACTGGCATCGTGCTTTCGAGCAATCTGGTGATGATGTTTGTGTTTTGGGAACTGGTGGGACTGAGTTCCTACCTACTGATTGGCCACTACCAGCACAAATCCTCGGCTGCCAATGCTGCCAACAAGGCCTTTATCGTGAATCGGGTGGGGGATTTTGGTTTTCTCATCGGTATCATCTGGTGTTGGTGGGCATTTGGCACAGTGGATTTGACGGAACTGCAGGAGCTGACTCATGCGAACCCGGCTGGATTGCTGACAGCGATGGGACTGCTGCTGTTCTGCGGAGTGCTCGGGAAATCCGCCCAGATGCCATTGCACGTCTGGTTGCCTGATGCGATGGAGGGACCCACACCTGTTTCGGCACTCATCCACGCCGCAACCATGGTGGCCGCAGGAGTTTTCCTGATGTGCCGGGTCGTTTTTCTGTTCACGCCGGAGGCGCTGAATGTCATTTGCTGGGTGGGTGCGATCACGGCCGTCTATGCGGGCTTTTGTGCCATCACGCAGAAAGACATCAAGAAGGTGCTTGCCTATTCCACCTTGTCGCAGCTCGGTTACATGGTGGCGGCATTTGGCATTGGAACCTTGGCGGCATCGCACGGTCATGCCTACGGAGTGGGTGCCTCGCTTTTCCACCTGACAACGCATGCCTTTTTCAAGGCACTGCTCTTCCTCGCTGCGGGGTCGATCATTCACGCAGCCCATCACGAACAGGACATTTTTCGCATGGGGGGAGTATGGGGACGCATGCCTGTGACGACGGTGACCTTTGCCATTGGGGTATGGGCATTGTGTGGGTTGCCCTTTATGTCTGGTTTTGCCAGCAAGGAAGCCATCCTCTTTGTTGCCTGGGAGCACCACACTCCCATCTTTTATCTGCTGATGCTGGGGGCCGGGGTTACCGCTTTTTACATGACCCGTCTTTTTGTTACGGTATTTATCGGGGTTCCCCGCTCCGAGCATGTTGGCGAAGCCAAGGAAAACTCATGGGTCATGCTGTTACCACTGGTCATCCTGGCATTCTTTTCCGTATTCGCATGGATGTCGTGGGTGTATCCCCATTCCCTGCACTCGGTGCTGTTTGAGTCGGTTCCGCATCCCGACGGTGCCCTCAAGATCTGGCTGCCGATCCTCTCAATTGCAGTGGCATTTGCGGGCATTTCTCTCGCATGGATGATCTACAAACCCGGTAGCACTGAAGACATGCTCGAAAAACATGCAAACCCGCTTTATCGCTTCCTTGATGGCAAGTTATGGTTCGACGAGGTTTACAACTTTTATGTGCGACGCATCCAGCAACCCGTCGCAGAGTTTATCTCTCTGCTCGATCTGGTATTGATTTCCGGTCTGGGGATGCGGGGTAGTGCCGGAGGAGTTGGGTTGTTGGGCATGATCCTGCGATTCATGACCACGGGAAATGTTCACCACTACGTTTACTGGTTTGCAGTCGGCCTCATCCTGTGTGGGGCAGTGGTCTTCGGAATGCGTTAG
- a CDS encoding NADH-quinone oxidoreductase subunit N yields MDYSTFQRIAATQEWLTLLPEITLCGIALFLLLLDVMLPTRLNRWVPRIGIVLNLAVLTFVCCGTGTCPTEIEPKSVFNGMIVITPLSQWFRVFFLLSNIGILWLAGNYLRDRKLVRTEFYALSSIVTAAMMLLVHSNHFVILFVSLETIAVGLYVMVAYDRNSPLSLEAGIKYLVVGGTNTAILLLGIALLYGIGGNPMLVGSSADPLAFGNLQSFLAENAAHPVARMGALAVLASVAFKIGLVPFQIWIPDVYQGAPTPTTAFLSVSSKAAGVAVLLILFSPTGAFAPLAAFVSPILLLVTAVTLIYGNVVALGYTNLKRLLGMSGVAHAGFLMMGILVMLNTDSVSWVSGSILFYLFAYLLASLVVFGVMSILSIPEDADQDVYDYTQLGEQRPVLAALLTIGIGSLAGIPPLVGFMAKFSLFVAAFQSGLLVLLGIGAVSVAVSIYYYFKWIREIYVREQVVQLDDEEKPEPKVFASASMTNLLFLGLVSIAILVFGLFPMDLLSNWSLF; encoded by the coding sequence ATGGACTACTCAACTTTTCAACGCATCGCCGCAACTCAGGAGTGGCTGACGCTGCTTCCCGAAATCACGCTCTGTGGCATCGCATTGTTTCTGCTGCTGCTGGATGTGATGCTGCCCACAAGGCTGAACCGATGGGTTCCCCGCATTGGAATTGTGCTCAACCTGGCAGTGCTCACATTTGTGTGCTGCGGCACTGGTACCTGTCCAACGGAGATTGAACCCAAGTCCGTTTTTAATGGCATGATCGTGATCACACCGCTGAGCCAGTGGTTTCGTGTCTTTTTTCTACTGTCGAATATCGGAATTCTCTGGCTGGCGGGAAACTACCTGAGGGATCGCAAACTCGTGCGAACGGAATTCTATGCCCTTTCCAGTATCGTTACGGCAGCGATGATGCTGCTCGTGCACAGTAACCACTTTGTGATTCTCTTTGTATCGCTCGAGACGATCGCGGTGGGCTTGTATGTGATGGTGGCTTATGATCGCAACAGTCCGCTCTCACTTGAGGCTGGCATCAAGTACCTGGTGGTGGGTGGAACGAATACGGCAATTCTGCTGCTTGGCATTGCGTTGCTCTATGGCATTGGTGGAAATCCCATGCTGGTGGGTAGCAGTGCAGATCCGCTCGCTTTTGGCAATTTGCAGAGTTTTCTTGCAGAAAACGCAGCTCATCCTGTGGCCCGCATGGGGGCATTGGCAGTGCTGGCTTCAGTGGCGTTCAAGATCGGATTAGTACCATTTCAAATCTGGATTCCGGATGTGTATCAGGGTGCACCGACCCCGACGACCGCTTTTCTTTCGGTCAGCTCAAAGGCAGCGGGTGTAGCGGTTTTGCTGATTTTGTTTTCACCGACGGGTGCGTTTGCTCCGCTTGCTGCATTTGTCTCACCGATCCTTTTGCTGGTGACTGCGGTGACGTTGATTTACGGGAATGTTGTGGCGTTGGGTTATACAAACCTGAAACGCCTTCTGGGCATGTCCGGAGTTGCCCACGCGGGTTTTCTAATGATGGGCATTCTGGTCATGCTCAATACGGATTCGGTGAGCTGGGTGAGCGGATCCATCCTCTTCTATCTGTTTGCCTATCTCCTGGCTTCCCTGGTGGTTTTTGGTGTGATGTCGATCCTATCGATCCCCGAGGATGCGGATCAGGATGTGTATGACTACACGCAGTTGGGTGAGCAGCGTCCGGTGTTGGCGGCACTTTTGACCATCGGTATCGGTTCCCTGGCCGGCATTCCGCCATTGGTGGGCTTCATGGCGAAGTTCTCACTCTTTGTTGCTGCATTCCAGAGTGGACTGCTGGTGTTGCTCGGGATCGGGGCGGTCAGCGTTGCGGTCTCGATCTATTATTATTTCAAATGGATACGGGAAATCTATGTGCGGGAGCAAGTCGTTCAGCTCGACGATGAGGAGAAACCGGAACCCAAGGTGTTTGCGTCTGCATCCATGACCAATCTGCTGTTCCTTGGATTGGTGTCCATCGCGATTCTGGTATTTGGACTCTTTCCCATGGATCTGCTCAGCAATTGGAGTCTTTTCTAG
- a CDS encoding NADH-quinone oxidoreductase subunit M: MSLILLLSILTPATAALLLAVLPKKVPTVFVLGLGLAGFIVPAVLSLQVFLAYLATGTGEYQFLGVVDTGLSNLGIALRLGVNGVSVILLLLSGIVGLAAGITAVLSVADRKRTYLALLLMMQTGLMGIFSTYDLFYIYFFHEFALIPTFIMIAIWGGTHRRAAAMEMTIYLTLGAMLSLVGLIGIYAGNDLGSFDLITLSDHIATVGLSGTLQNSLFALLLVGLGILVSLFPFHSWAPRGYGAAPTSVAMLHAGVLKKFGLYVLIQVALPLLAEGALEWSNLLAVLAVGNIVLIGLVTMAQKDFKQMISYASVMHMGYIFLGIASLSVIGVGGAVFLMFAHGLSAALLFNLAVAVQNRCRTFYMDEMGGLGKDAPILAGFLMAATMASIGLPGFANFWGELTIFISLWDWNPLFMVLALLGIVISAIYGLRAVSAIAFGEVSENLKAIKKEHPIRDLNGMERLPAIVLLAALLFFGLFPSFASDPIARAVETHVLRVAPEAQQQTLEARSAESLLQPAAPVPNE; this comes from the coding sequence ATGTCATTGATTTTATTGCTTTCGATTCTCACACCGGCAACGGCAGCACTGTTGCTTGCGGTGTTACCGAAAAAAGTGCCAACCGTGTTTGTGTTGGGTTTGGGGCTTGCAGGTTTCATTGTTCCTGCGGTGCTTTCCCTCCAGGTGTTTCTGGCCTACCTGGCAACTGGAACGGGTGAGTATCAGTTTTTGGGAGTAGTGGATACCGGACTGTCGAATTTGGGAATTGCTCTGAGACTTGGCGTTAATGGGGTTTCCGTCATCCTGCTGTTGCTTTCGGGCATCGTGGGGCTTGCAGCTGGAATCACCGCAGTGTTGTCGGTGGCTGACCGCAAGCGCACCTACCTGGCATTACTCTTGATGATGCAGACGGGACTCATGGGAATTTTTTCCACATACGATCTTTTCTACATCTACTTTTTTCATGAATTCGCGCTGATCCCGACCTTCATCATGATCGCCATCTGGGGGGGGACCCACCGCCGTGCAGCTGCGATGGAAATGACGATCTACCTCACCCTGGGAGCGATGCTTTCACTGGTGGGTTTGATTGGAATCTATGCGGGCAATGACCTTGGCTCATTCGATTTGATCACGCTGTCCGATCACATTGCAACTGTGGGACTGAGCGGGACGCTACAAAACAGTCTTTTTGCCCTGTTGTTGGTGGGACTGGGGATTCTGGTATCACTCTTCCCGTTTCACAGCTGGGCACCTCGTGGATATGGAGCAGCACCCACTTCGGTAGCGATGCTTCATGCTGGTGTGCTGAAGAAGTTTGGACTTTACGTGCTCATCCAGGTTGCGTTGCCACTTCTGGCGGAGGGTGCCCTGGAGTGGTCAAATCTGCTCGCAGTGCTTGCGGTGGGCAACATCGTGCTGATCGGTCTGGTGACGATGGCTCAGAAGGATTTCAAGCAGATGATTTCCTATGCATCGGTCATGCACATGGGTTATATTTTCCTGGGAATTGCATCTCTGTCTGTAATCGGTGTTGGGGGTGCTGTTTTTCTGATGTTTGCTCATGGGTTGTCCGCTGCGCTGCTGTTTAACCTGGCGGTAGCAGTACAAAATCGTTGCCGGACTTTTTACATGGATGAAATGGGAGGACTGGGGAAGGATGCTCCGATTCTGGCCGGATTTCTAATGGCGGCAACGATGGCGAGCATCGGACTTCCCGGGTTTGCCAATTTCTGGGGTGAGCTGACCATTTTCATCAGCCTGTGGGACTGGAATCCGCTCTTCATGGTGCTCGCGCTGCTGGGCATCGTGATTTCTGCAATTTATGGACTTCGTGCGGTATCTGCCATTGCTTTTGGCGAAGTATCGGAGAACTTGAAAGCAATCAAGAAGGAACACCCCATCCGTGATCTGAACGGGATGGAGCGCTTGCCAGCGATTGTGTTGTTGGCAGCGTTGTTGTTTTTTGGACTTTTCCCATCATTTGCAAGTGATCCCATTGCGAGGGCAGTGGAAACTCATGTTTTGCGTGTTGCCCCTGAAGCGCAGCAGCAGACTCTTGAAGCTCGTTCTGCGGAGTCGCTCCTGCAACCTGCTGCTCCGGTCCCCAACGAATAA
- a CDS encoding complex I subunit 1 family protein, protein MDWTYYLITAACGFGAIGVIMSMAGLSVLAERKVCGYIQGRLGPNRTTIPILGSIPVLGRFLTRLGIFQLVADAVKFVFKEETIPGHVRKFYYNLAPVIVLIPALVPVVVLPFGVYENAAGEVKAMILAHVDIGILVILAVASLGVYGTVLAGWAANSRYPFLGGVRATAQMISYELTMALAIIPVFLWVNQPGSGAALSLVSVVQFQEQHWLFYLQPLTAILYLITLFAETNRLPFDMAESETDLVGGFHTEYGAFKFGMFFIGEYAHIVFGSALFVTLFLGGFNFLPLLPNPWPAGILGAVLSTLWFILKTCGLIFFFIWIRWTLPRFRYDQVMTLGWKILLPTAIVNLVLIMVLLVFLTPRIA, encoded by the coding sequence ATGGACTGGACATATTATTTGATCACAGCTGCCTGCGGATTTGGCGCCATCGGCGTCATCATGTCGATGGCGGGCTTGTCGGTATTGGCAGAGCGCAAAGTCTGCGGTTACATTCAGGGACGTCTGGGACCGAATCGCACCACGATTCCGATCCTGGGGTCGATTCCGGTGCTGGGCAGGTTCCTGACCCGCCTGGGAATCTTCCAGCTGGTAGCCGATGCGGTGAAGTTTGTCTTCAAGGAAGAAACCATCCCCGGCCATGTCCGGAAGTTTTATTACAACCTTGCACCGGTGATTGTACTGATTCCGGCACTGGTTCCGGTGGTCGTGCTTCCGTTTGGTGTTTATGAAAACGCTGCTGGTGAGGTGAAGGCCATGATCCTCGCCCACGTTGACATCGGCATCCTGGTGATCCTTGCGGTGGCATCCCTCGGCGTGTATGGCACAGTTCTGGCCGGTTGGGCAGCCAACAGCCGCTATCCCTTCCTTGGTGGTGTTCGTGCGACGGCACAGATGATTTCGTATGAGTTGACCATGGCGCTGGCGATCATTCCCGTGTTCCTGTGGGTGAACCAGCCCGGATCGGGAGCCGCACTAAGCCTTGTCAGCGTGGTGCAGTTTCAGGAGCAGCACTGGCTGTTCTACCTGCAGCCGCTCACGGCAATCCTCTACTTGATCACCCTTTTTGCCGAGACCAACCGACTGCCCTTTGACATGGCAGAGTCGGAAACCGATCTGGTGGGAGGCTTTCACACCGAATATGGTGCCTTCAAGTTTGGCATGTTTTTTATCGGAGAATATGCCCACATTGTTTTTGGGTCTGCTTTGTTTGTTACCCTTTTCCTGGGTGGATTTAACTTTTTGCCACTCCTGCCAAATCCGTGGCCTGCAGGTATCCTGGGTGCGGTGCTTTCAACGCTCTGGTTCATCCTGAAAACCTGTGGACTGATCTTCTTCTTCATCTGGATTCGCTGGACGCTCCCGCGATTCCGTTACGACCAGGTCATGACACTGGGCTGGAAAATCCTGCTTCCGACTGCCATTGTCAATCTGGTCTTGATCATGGTGCTCCTGGTTTTCCTGACTCCCCGCATCGCCTGA